The Nitrospira sp. sequence TGTACTACGATGTTTTCCATCCGAACCATGCCTGTCATGACACATTCCCCACCATGCCACGTGACTCGATCGAAACACTTCAGTACAATAAGGCGTTAGTCGAATGTGGTCTCTTGGAGCGAGTCATACCCTGCGAACCCTTTTCCTTATCGGCACAGGGGGCTTCATCGGCTCAATTCTCCGCTACCTTCTGAGCGGGTACGTTCAACAACTGAGCAACAGCATCCAATTCCCATTCGGCACCCTTGCCGTTAATATCGTCGGGTGTGCAATGATCGGCTTTCTCGCCGAGCTCGCCGATCATCGTGGTGTCATCTCAGGAGAAGCACGGGCCTTTCTCATGGTCGGTCTGCTCGGCGGATTTACCACCTTCTCGGCCTTCGGCAACGAAACGATGAACCTGCTGCGCGACGGAGAACTGTGGTTAGCCGGAGGAAATGTCATCGGCCATACGGTCCTGGGTCTTATCGCGGTATGGGCCGGCTACTCCACGGCTTATCTTCTCTGGAGATGATCGATGCGTGTTGAAAGCGGCTGCCTTCTCAGGATCTTTTCCGGAGAACGGGACAAACACAATGGGCGACCGCTCTATGAATGGATCGTCGCTCAGGCCCATGCGCGGCAACTCGCCGGAGCCACAGTTCACCGCGGGCTCATGGGATTCGGACCCCACACTCGCGTGATTCATACATTCAAGATCGAGCGTCTGGCTGAAGATCTCCCCATCACCGTTGAAATAATTGATTCGCGCGACAAGATAGACGAGTTTCTCGCCTTCCTCGAACAGCAGGTCGTCTCAGACCTGCTCGCCACCCTCCAGCCGATTGCGATCTGCGTTCTTGAGCAACCTGCGTCATCGTAGCGGCTCCGCATCCCGCACAGCCTTCCTCGTGGAAACGAATCATCTGAGCGGGTGATTCCTACGCCTCGGCAGGATCGGAGTTGATTTTCGCAGCTGGAGTCTTGTTCGTGGAAACAGGGGATTTCTTCAATGAGCCTGCGATCTTGGGGGTCTTCGTCGTCACATCGGCATTTTGGGCGCGATGCAGCAGCGCGTGATC is a genomic window containing:
- the crcB gene encoding fluoride efflux transporter CrcB encodes the protein MWSLGASHTLRTLFLIGTGGFIGSILRYLLSGYVQQLSNSIQFPFGTLAVNIVGCAMIGFLAELADHRGVISGEARAFLMVGLLGGFTTFSAFGNETMNLLRDGELWLAGGNVIGHTVLGLIAVWAGYSTAYLLWR
- a CDS encoding DUF190 domain-containing protein, whose translation is MRVESGCLLRIFSGERDKHNGRPLYEWIVAQAHARQLAGATVHRGLMGFGPHTRVIHTFKIERLAEDLPITVEIIDSRDKIDEFLAFLEQQVVSDLLATLQPIAICVLEQPASS